The genomic DNA TCATTAGACATGACCTTTTTGACTAATTTCTGTATCAATGTTATGTAGGGGTAGATTTTACCTTCAGTCTAAATAACTTACATAATCGCCAAAAGCGACTGTGTAATAACCAATACCGTAAATTAATAATAGTCATTTTTTGCAGGTTTTACGGAGAATCGACAAATCAATGCATTTTGAAGATGCCCATTTAGAATTGTCCTCAGATGAACTCACAAACAGTCTTATcttgtttttgaaagaaaatttttGGCCAGATGAACCTTTATGGAAATCTTTAGGACTACAAATTGACGATGAAGTGACTAGAAGGTTTGCATCCCGTTTGAAAGATaacttgtcaattttgttgGTTTCGAACACCTCGGGAGAAATCATTGGGTGTAGGACAATGTTTCTAGAAACATTAAACGAAGTAGACGACATGAGAATACTGCagatcaaaaatgaaaaattgagaAAAGTGCGAACATTTCTTGGTCATAAATGGATTGAAAGGAACGTATTTCAGCATTTTGGTGTGGATAAAGCAATGCATTTTCTAGCTTTGGCAACTCATAAAAATCACAGAGGGCGGGGAATAGCTTCGAAATTAATGAAGGCTTCACTTGAATTTTGTACAGAACTAGGATTTACTCCAGTTTGTATTGTTGGTGAATGTACTTCCaacatttcacaaaaaatatttgagaaatTTGAGTTTGAAAACTTATACACAGTTAGATATGATGATTATAAAGTGAACGACGAAATTGTTTTCACGGACACAGGCGACAGCAAAACAGCCAAGTTCTATGTAAAACAGTtgtgaaaaatatgttttcgcttttaaattttataacctCATTGTACTTCGTGCATCACATTATTCAGATTGCCTTTTTATCAAAAGTTATATGATCTAACATTCGGTCACAGGGGTTTGTTACAATTgccgggtttactatccatacgaacCCTGTGTATTTTAGGGGTTCGTATG from Mytilus trossulus isolate FHL-02 chromosome 8, PNRI_Mtr1.1.1.hap1, whole genome shotgun sequence includes the following:
- the LOC134681682 gene encoding uncharacterized protein LOC134681682 gives rise to the protein MKGQGTVITVGNMMADSDNNDNLRPRSELVEVLRRIDKSMHFEDAHLELSSDELTNSLILFLKENFWPDEPLWKSLGLQIDDEVTRRFASRLKDNLSILLVSNTSGEIIGCRTMFLETLNEVDDMRILQIKNEKLRKVRTFLGHKWIERNVFQHFGVDKAMHFLALATHKNHRGRGIASKLMKASLEFCTELGFTPVCIVGECTSNISQKIFEKFEFENLYTVRYDDYKVNDEIVFTDTGDSKTAKFYVKQL